A DNA window from Desertibacillus haloalkaliphilus contains the following coding sequences:
- a CDS encoding nucleotide sugar dehydrogenase, with amino-acid sequence MSLYMKLVNRAEKISVIGLGYVGLPLAIEFANKFEVVGFDTNEKKLEKYLNGIDVTDEVGDEAIKNTTLQFTSEESRLRDCKFHIVAVPTPINSDKTPDLTPVIGASKIVGRNLTKGSIVVFESTVYPGTTEEICIPILEKESGLKFGIDFKVGYSPERINPGDKINTLTKIIKVVSGSDEEALEEVSSVYGAIIEAGVHRAESIKVAEASKVIENSQRDINIAFMNELSMVFNKMEIDTKAVLEAAGTKWNFLKFTPGLVGGHCIGVDPYYFTYKAEQLGYHSQIILAGRKINDDMGKYVANNIIKKLIKAEQPIKGAKVAILGITFKEDCPDVRNTKVIDIINELEEFGVDVLVHDPVANKEDVWEEYRINLVDKDALVNLNGVVLAVAHKEFKESYSVDFFQGLYADKNKVLIDVKSVLNKKEYETSGFVYWSL; translated from the coding sequence ATGAGTCTATATATGAAACTAGTAAATAGAGCAGAAAAAATATCAGTTATTGGATTAGGGTATGTTGGTCTTCCTTTAGCTATTGAGTTTGCAAATAAATTTGAGGTTGTTGGTTTCGATACGAACGAAAAAAAATTAGAGAAATATTTAAATGGTATAGATGTCACTGATGAAGTTGGAGATGAAGCAATAAAAAATACAACTTTGCAATTTACAAGTGAAGAGAGTAGGTTAAGAGATTGTAAGTTTCATATTGTTGCTGTGCCAACTCCAATAAATAGTGATAAGACCCCGGATTTAACACCAGTTATCGGGGCTAGTAAAATAGTTGGAAGAAACCTAACAAAAGGATCTATAGTAGTCTTTGAATCAACAGTTTATCCTGGTACAACAGAAGAGATTTGTATTCCTATACTTGAAAAGGAATCAGGTTTAAAGTTCGGAATTGATTTTAAAGTAGGTTATTCACCAGAACGGATAAACCCAGGCGATAAGATTAATACATTAACGAAAATAATAAAAGTGGTCTCTGGTTCAGATGAAGAAGCCCTTGAGGAAGTTTCAAGTGTATATGGAGCAATAATTGAAGCTGGGGTTCATAGAGCTGAATCAATTAAGGTGGCAGAAGCTTCAAAGGTAATTGAAAATTCTCAAAGAGATATTAATATTGCCTTTATGAATGAATTATCAATGGTATTTAATAAAATGGAAATTGATACAAAAGCAGTATTAGAAGCAGCTGGAACTAAATGGAATTTTCTTAAATTCACTCCCGGATTAGTGGGTGGTCATTGTATTGGAGTAGATCCATATTACTTTACCTATAAAGCTGAACAGTTAGGATATCACTCACAAATAATTTTAGCAGGCAGAAAAATTAATGATGATATGGGCAAATATGTCGCTAATAATATAATTAAGAAGCTGATTAAAGCTGAGCAACCAATTAAAGGTGCAAAAGTAGCTATCTTAGGAATAACTTTTAAAGAAGATTGTCCTGATGTCAGAAATACAAAAGTAATAGATATTATTAATGAATTAGAAGAGTTTGGTGTAGATGTGTTAGTTCACGATCCTGTTGCAAACAAAGAAGATGTGTGGGAAGAATATAGAATTAACCTTGTAGATAAAGATGCATTGGTTAATCTTAATGGAGTAGTATTAGCGGTAGCACATAAGGAATTTAAAGAGAGCTATAGTGTTGATTTCTTTCAAGGGTTATATGCTGACAAAAATAAAGTTTTAATTGATGTTAAAAGTGTATTAAATAAAAAAGAATATGAAACAAGTGGTTTTGTTTATTGGAGTTTGTGA
- a CDS encoding glycosyltransferase family 2 protein: protein MVYLSIIIPHYNSPRSLKKLLDSIPQKEEIQIIVIDDRSNLEVDKLYSLISNNKYNHVLFTNNNTDQKGAGVCRNIGLDIAEGKWILFADSDDFFTDGFYDTVSSYFSTDNDIVFFSPTSVEVDTGNKSDRHVQKEKIITSFLEQGDYKSEVSLRYRFFVPWSKLIRSDFIKDNKIYFDEVIASNDVMFSVKAGYYMKKFEVSRDIIYCVTKSRGTLTTNTSLEVYDSRLRVYINYCQFLKANLNKEELEMFNLRGSTMIINAVKYRLGFRKIFSIYVTLKNNNIEVFDLRFFNPVFLIKKSIYHYRNHKKQKKYLVK from the coding sequence ATGGTGTATCTTTCCATAATAATCCCGCATTACAATTCTCCGAGGTCACTAAAAAAGTTACTTGATTCTATCCCCCAAAAAGAAGAAATTCAGATTATTGTTATAGACGATAGAAGCAACCTCGAAGTTGATAAATTGTATTCATTAATATCAAATAATAAATATAATCATGTTCTCTTTACAAATAACAATACAGATCAAAAGGGAGCGGGTGTCTGTCGGAATATTGGTTTAGATATAGCTGAAGGAAAGTGGATTTTATTTGCAGATTCTGATGATTTTTTTACTGATGGATTTTACGACACTGTATCTTCATATTTCTCTACAGATAATGATATAGTTTTCTTTAGTCCGACAAGCGTCGAAGTTGATACTGGCAATAAGTCAGATAGACATGTGCAAAAAGAAAAAATAATTACTAGTTTCCTTGAACAAGGTGACTATAAATCAGAGGTATCATTAAGGTATCGTTTTTTTGTTCCATGGTCGAAATTGATTAGAAGTGACTTTATAAAAGATAATAAAATATATTTTGACGAGGTAATTGCTTCAAATGATGTTATGTTTTCTGTAAAAGCAGGCTATTACATGAAAAAGTTTGAAGTGTCGAGAGATATAATTTATTGTGTTACAAAAAGTAGAGGCACCTTAACAACAAATACAAGCTTAGAAGTATACGATTCGAGGCTAAGGGTTTATATAAATTATTGTCAATTTTTAAAGGCAAATTTAAATAAGGAAGAGCTAGAAATGTTTAATCTTAGAGGGAGTACTATGATAATTAATGCAGTTAAATATAGACTGGGATTCAGAAAAATATTTTCCATATATGTTACTTTAAAAAATAATAATATAGAAGTCTTTGATTTGCGCTTTTTTAATCCAGTGTTTCTTATAAAAAAAAGTATATACCATTATAGGAACCATAAAAAGCAAAAAAAATATCTTGTGAAGTAG
- a CDS encoding glycosyltransferase family 4 protein, protein MDILHICSYYIGNQLYKNLIKEISENGVKQHIFIPLKDKKFIGKNQLTTDNNINYYYKNILQKHDKFLYFNKINKQLKEIERSILANQNVTFIHAHTVFSDGGTAYKLNKKYGMKYIVTVRNTDLNSFYKYGIHLRPFMYKILLNAEAVIFISHAYKNQMFSLLPYSVLSKIKERSIVVPNGIDNYWHENNLVKEVNHIPQKEILLLFIGLIDRNKNLESVILSCAKLCEEGYNAKLHVIGEGPLEDECRDMTKRLNIEKRVVFHGYIREKQTILSIMCHCDIFVMPSFKETFGLVYIEAMSVGLPVLYSKGQGIDGFYIEGEIGYSVEPSNINSITKAILNILKNYNDISNNCVKRSKDFKWDIIVEKYLQLYSASDK, encoded by the coding sequence ATGGATATACTACACATTTGTTCATATTATATAGGTAACCAACTATATAAAAATCTAATTAAAGAGATTTCAGAAAATGGAGTGAAACAACATATTTTCATTCCATTAAAAGATAAAAAATTTATTGGAAAAAATCAGCTAACTACCGATAATAATATAAATTATTATTATAAAAACATATTACAAAAACATGATAAGTTTTTGTACTTTAATAAAATTAATAAGCAACTCAAAGAAATTGAAAGGTCGATACTAGCGAATCAAAATGTTACATTCATCCATGCCCATACTGTATTTAGTGATGGTGGTACTGCATATAAGTTAAATAAGAAATATGGAATGAAGTACATTGTTACTGTACGAAATACTGATTTAAATTCCTTTTATAAATATGGAATCCATTTAAGGCCTTTTATGTATAAGATACTGCTAAATGCGGAGGCAGTTATTTTTATTTCACATGCATACAAAAATCAAATGTTTTCTTTACTTCCTTACAGTGTTTTATCTAAGATTAAGGAACGGTCTATTGTAGTCCCCAATGGTATTGATAACTATTGGCACGAGAATAATTTAGTTAAAGAGGTTAATCACATACCTCAAAAAGAGATTTTGCTACTTTTTATCGGGTTAATTGATAGAAATAAAAATTTAGAGTCTGTAATATTATCATGCGCTAAACTCTGTGAAGAAGGTTATAATGCTAAACTACATGTTATAGGTGAGGGACCATTAGAAGATGAATGTAGGGATATGACTAAAAGGTTAAATATTGAAAAAAGGGTGGTATTTCATGGATATATTAGGGAAAAACAAACGATTTTATCAATTATGTGTCATTGTGATATTTTTGTTATGCCCTCATTTAAGGAAACTTTCGGTTTAGTTTATATTGAAGCTATGTCTGTGGGATTACCTGTTCTTTATTCGAAAGGTCAAGGTATCGATGGTTTTTATATTGAGGGGGAAATAGGTTATTCTGTTGAACCGTCGAATATTAATTCAATTACAAAAGCTATATTAAATATCTTAAAAAACTATAATGATATTTCTAATAATTGTGTGAAAAGGTCAAAAGATTTTAAATGGGACATTATTGTTGAAAAATATTTACAATTATATAGTGCAAGCGATAAATAA
- a CDS encoding O-antigen ligase family protein, with protein sequence MLDILKKGNEHIEQSGDQKISIALITSFVILTIQFFILVYFELMGTSDASRIQLVSKILVGIAFVYALPSVLKRSKVKFIVIYLIAIFIFLINYSIFPENRLYLKELIFPVFFMSLPAFVYSMSLSEWNILKRVMKKASLIVFIFGATLGSLIISGSLSIGEYSMALSYYMLLPIVIYLDDFLEEFSFSALFFVVSSLLVILALGSRGAILCVVVFFVLKLIRSKSKLNFSRLLYKWITFGGILLLYLFLSYILEFAYNFLLNLGIKSRSIQLFLREDIHLSGRDNIYQNVIREIMDNPLLGIGIGGDRLVSGRGYVHNIFLEILANYGIVLGGILLVVLLLLILKSLFVKDSHKYSMIIIWLSLGLIPLMVSSSYLININFWIFLGLVLNYCFIKRNSKVELTG encoded by the coding sequence ATGCTAGATATTTTGAAAAAAGGCAATGAACATATAGAACAATCTGGTGACCAAAAAATTAGTATAGCGTTGATTACTTCTTTTGTGATACTAACCATTCAATTTTTTATATTAGTTTATTTTGAACTAATGGGAACATCAGATGCTTCAAGGATACAACTAGTATCAAAAATTTTAGTAGGAATAGCCTTTGTTTATGCTCTTCCTAGTGTATTAAAACGAAGTAAAGTTAAATTTATAGTTATATATCTTATTGCTATTTTTATTTTTTTAATTAATTATTCTATTTTTCCTGAGAATAGGTTATACCTTAAAGAATTGATATTTCCGGTCTTTTTTATGTCACTTCCTGCTTTTGTATACAGCATGAGTCTTAGTGAATGGAATATACTAAAAAGGGTTATGAAAAAAGCTAGTCTGATTGTTTTTATTTTTGGAGCAACTTTGGGTTCCCTTATTATTTCAGGAAGCTTATCAATAGGGGAATATAGTATGGCTTTATCATATTATATGTTGCTGCCTATAGTAATTTATTTAGACGATTTCTTAGAAGAGTTTTCATTTAGCGCGCTTTTCTTTGTAGTATCTTCACTACTTGTAATACTCGCTTTAGGTTCCAGAGGCGCGATATTATGTGTGGTTGTATTTTTCGTTCTTAAATTAATAAGGTCTAAATCCAAATTAAATTTTAGCAGATTACTATATAAGTGGATTACTTTTGGGGGAATTTTATTACTATATTTATTCCTTAGTTATATTCTCGAATTTGCATATAACTTTCTTTTAAATTTAGGTATTAAAAGTAGGAGTATTCAGTTGTTTTTAAGAGAAGATATACATTTAAGTGGAAGGGATAATATTTATCAAAACGTTATTAGAGAAATTATGGACAATCCATTGTTAGGAATTGGTATTGGTGGAGATAGGTTAGTTAGTGGAAGAGGATATGTTCATAATATTTTTTTAGAAATATTAGCAAATTACGGAATAGTATTAGGGGGTATTTTATTAGTAGTACTGTTACTACTGATCTTAAAGTCTTTATTTGTCAAAGACAGTCATAAATACAGTATGATTATCATCTGGTTAAGCCTAGGCTTAATCCCTTTAATGGTTAGTAGTTCTTATCTAATAAATATAAATTTTTGGATATTTTTGGGATTGGTACTGAACTACTGTTTTATTAAAAGAAATTCTAAAGTAGAACTTACTGGATAG
- a CDS encoding glycosyltransferase family 4 protein, protein MNKPKILYLSDTNITKAGGAQQSMKVLMEGLVSEYDIYIVTPSGRKFSEYHISLDKYHKFVLRRKNFYKVLLMIKDILNVVRKINPQIIHVQMPATMVIINFLLSVGAIDKKTKIVYTDRGVYGKYGKITNLSINSIVQKAEKIVTTTSVNKLNYANQFPKYRRYEEKFKVIYNTAGKEYDYYDITKRDEIKEKYKIDSNDFVIGLCGRYSEQKNWPLAYEILEKCKSKIDKLRFLIILGTDNSKANNAEAKEYIRKVKELVGEKKINAFINLNNNEVADLYYAMDCFLLTSKWESFGRTAVEAMARKNVVIGTNVDGLAEVIGNKNYIFDTAEEAFEIIEKLFINEEELQSHKEKFYDRYHEKFGYNRNIEMHRSLYKSLLE, encoded by the coding sequence ATGAATAAGCCTAAAATATTATATTTAAGTGATACTAACATAACGAAGGCTGGTGGAGCCCAACAATCTATGAAGGTATTAATGGAAGGGTTAGTTTCAGAGTATGATATATATATAGTGACACCCAGTGGAAGAAAATTCAGTGAATATCATATTAGTTTGGATAAGTATCATAAGTTTGTTTTAAGAAGGAAAAACTTTTATAAAGTTCTTCTCATGATAAAAGATATACTGAATGTAGTACGTAAAATTAATCCACAAATAATTCATGTTCAAATGCCGGCTACAATGGTTATTATTAACTTTCTGTTAAGTGTAGGAGCTATAGATAAAAAAACAAAAATAGTTTATACAGATCGAGGAGTATATGGAAAGTATGGAAAAATTACGAATTTATCCATAAATAGTATCGTCCAAAAGGCTGAAAAAATAGTTACGACAACTTCAGTGAATAAACTTAACTACGCAAATCAATTTCCTAAATACAGGAGATACGAAGAGAAATTTAAAGTTATATATAATACTGCTGGTAAGGAATATGATTATTACGATATTACTAAAAGAGATGAAATCAAAGAAAAGTACAAAATTGATTCAAATGATTTTGTCATTGGACTTTGTGGTAGATATAGTGAACAAAAAAATTGGCCCCTAGCTTATGAGATATTAGAAAAGTGTAAAAGTAAAATTGATAAATTAAGATTTTTGATAATTTTAGGAACAGATAATTCTAAAGCTAATAATGCTGAAGCAAAAGAATATATAAGGAAAGTAAAGGAACTAGTCGGAGAAAAGAAAATAAATGCCTTTATAAACCTTAATAATAATGAAGTAGCTGATCTATACTATGCAATGGATTGTTTCTTGCTAACTTCAAAGTGGGAATCATTTGGTAGAACTGCAGTGGAAGCTATGGCTAGAAAAAATGTAGTAATCGGCACAAATGTAGATGGTTTAGCTGAAGTGATAGGCAATAAAAATTATATTTTTGATACTGCTGAAGAAGCATTTGAAATTATAGAAAAACTTTTTATCAATGAGGAAGAATTACAAAGTCATAAGGAAAAATTTTATGATAGGTATCACGAAAAGTTTGGATATAACAGAAATATAGAGATGCATCGGAGTCTATATAAAAGTCTCTTAGAATAA